In a genomic window of Nocardiopsis mwathae:
- a CDS encoding FtsX-like permease family protein encodes MFVAIRDIRFAKGRFALMGSVVALITLLVVLLSGLTAGLADESVSAVDRLPADRIAFGAAGDSAPEESFADSSVTTHQVDTWAAADGVDWAEPLGITPTRLEAPDGSTVAATVFAARPGGRLAPSGTADDGLVIGRKLADEKGLEVGDTLHLGDAELAVTRIGPDSSYSHTPVVWTSLDTWRSSAAAGRSADDAPAGTVVAVGTDGAGADAPDADAIAAIDSDAGTVSATRSDSRSAVGAFSSENGSLLMIQGFLYAISALVVGAFLTVWTIQRSGDIAILKALGGSTGYLLRDALAQALMVLLAGAGAGGLAGLGVGMLAERVVPFSLSAATTALPVAAMVALGMLGAVLSVRRITSVDPLTALGGVR; translated from the coding sequence GTGTTCGTAGCCATCCGTGACATCCGCTTCGCCAAGGGGCGGTTCGCGCTGATGGGCTCGGTCGTCGCCCTCATCACCCTGCTGGTCGTCCTGCTGTCGGGGCTGACCGCGGGGCTCGCCGACGAGTCCGTCTCCGCCGTCGACCGCCTGCCCGCCGACCGGATCGCCTTCGGCGCCGCCGGGGACTCCGCACCCGAAGAATCGTTCGCGGACAGCTCGGTCACCACCCACCAGGTCGACACCTGGGCCGCGGCCGACGGCGTCGACTGGGCCGAACCGCTCGGCATCACCCCGACCCGTCTGGAAGCACCCGACGGCTCCACCGTGGCCGCGACCGTGTTCGCCGCGCGGCCGGGCGGCCGCCTCGCTCCCAGTGGGACCGCGGACGACGGCCTGGTCATCGGTCGGAAACTCGCCGATGAGAAGGGGCTGGAGGTCGGCGACACCCTGCACCTGGGCGACGCCGAGCTCGCCGTCACCCGTATCGGGCCGGACTCCAGCTACAGCCACACCCCGGTGGTGTGGACGTCGCTGGACACGTGGCGCTCGTCGGCCGCAGCGGGGCGGAGCGCGGACGACGCCCCCGCAGGCACCGTGGTCGCGGTCGGCACCGACGGCGCGGGGGCCGACGCACCCGACGCCGACGCGATCGCCGCCATCGACTCGGACGCCGGCACCGTCTCGGCCACCCGGTCCGACAGCCGGTCGGCGGTCGGCGCGTTCTCCTCGGAGAACGGGTCGCTGCTGATGATCCAGGGCTTCCTGTACGCCATCTCCGCGCTGGTCGTCGGCGCGTTCCTGACCGTGTGGACGATCCAGCGGTCGGGGGACATCGCCATCCTCAAGGCCCTCGGCGGCTCCACCGGCTACCTGCTGCGCGACGCCCTGGCCCAGGCGCTGATGGTGCTGCTGGCGGGCGCGGGCGCCGGCGGGCTGGCCGGGCTCGGGGTGGGGATGCTGGCCGAGCGCGTCGTCCCGTTCTCGCTGTCGGCCGCCACCACCGCGCTGCCCGTGGCGGCGATGGTCGCCCTCGGCATGCTCGGGGCGGTGCTGTCCGTCCGCCGTATCACCTCCGTCGACCCGCTGACCGCCCTTGGAGGCGTCCGATGA
- a CDS encoding sensor histidine kinase, whose protein sequence is MDTAHQAPFATFSAGTATVLAVLRACLHAAFFVLLGIAALRLFTVQEAGHWSWAALFGAAVLAAVYVSGPLVLRRRPAGLLRRLSARSAARVWLALVTALWAVLLLISPDFSWLAFPLFFLHLHLLGRFHAVLAVAVITGAVITAQALHARDISVGMVLGPTLGAVFAVVIALGYAALYAESEQRRRLIEDLRRTRGELAESQHRAGVLAERERLAREIHDTLAQGLSSIVLLLRSAEGTVRTDPDAALDRISEARAAAAENLDEARGFVRGLTAPPALSGGSLAEALRRLCSRVATESGIDCRCRVEGDAVPLPADYEVALLRAAQASLANVAAHSGAGTAVVTLAYLGSEVTLDVFDDGRGFDPAGVERSRPDGTGYGMRGLRDRIAALGGRLQIESAPGEGTAVAVALPLSAENAEGEGEA, encoded by the coding sequence ATGGACACCGCTCACCAGGCGCCGTTCGCCACGTTCAGCGCGGGCACCGCGACCGTGCTCGCGGTGCTGCGGGCGTGCCTGCACGCGGCGTTCTTCGTTCTTCTCGGTATCGCGGCGCTGCGCCTGTTCACCGTCCAGGAGGCCGGGCACTGGAGCTGGGCGGCACTGTTCGGCGCCGCGGTACTCGCCGCGGTGTACGTGTCCGGCCCGCTGGTGCTGCGCCGACGGCCCGCCGGTCTGCTGCGCCGCCTGTCGGCCCGCTCCGCCGCGCGGGTGTGGCTCGCGCTGGTCACCGCGCTGTGGGCGGTGCTGCTGCTGATCAGCCCGGACTTCTCCTGGCTCGCCTTCCCGCTGTTCTTCCTCCACCTGCACCTGCTGGGCCGCTTCCACGCGGTGCTGGCGGTCGCCGTGATCACCGGGGCGGTCATCACCGCCCAGGCCCTGCACGCCCGCGACATCTCGGTGGGGATGGTGCTGGGGCCGACGCTGGGCGCGGTCTTCGCGGTGGTGATCGCGCTCGGGTACGCGGCGCTGTACGCGGAGAGCGAGCAGCGGCGGCGGCTGATCGAGGACCTGCGGCGCACCCGGGGCGAACTCGCCGAGTCGCAGCACCGCGCCGGGGTGCTCGCCGAGCGCGAGCGGCTGGCCCGCGAGATCCACGACACCCTGGCCCAGGGGCTCTCCAGCATCGTGCTGCTGCTGCGGTCGGCGGAGGGCACGGTGCGCACCGACCCCGACGCCGCGCTCGACCGCATCTCCGAGGCCCGCGCGGCCGCCGCCGAGAACCTGGACGAGGCCCGCGGTTTCGTGCGCGGGCTCACCGCCCCGCCCGCGCTGTCCGGGGGGTCGTTGGCCGAGGCACTGCGGCGGCTGTGCTCGCGCGTCGCCACCGAGAGCGGGATCGACTGCCGGTGCCGGGTCGAGGGGGACGCCGTACCGCTCCCGGCCGACTACGAGGTGGCGCTGCTGCGGGCGGCGCAGGCCAGCCTCGCCAACGTCGCGGCGCACTCGGGCGCGGGCACGGCCGTGGTCACACTCGCCTACCTGGGCAGCGAGGTCACGCTGGACGTCTTCGACGACGGGCGCGGGTTCGACCCGGCGGGCGTCGAGCGCTCCCGCCCGGACGGCACCGGATACGGGATGCGGGGGCTGCGCGACCGCATCGCCGCGCTCGGTGGCCGCCTGCAGATCGAGTCGGCCCCGGGCGAGGGCACGGCGGTCGCGGTGGCCCTGCCGCTGTCGGCCGAGAACGCCGAAGGAGAGGGAGAAGCGTGA
- the eccD gene encoding type VII secretion integral membrane protein EccD — protein sequence MTTWSRVTLVGERRRVDAVLPAEEPIGSLMPELLRLLGDPVRTPAVPLHLTTAAGDFLDGGSTLADKDIADGAVLRVVRADDPLPAPVVHEVPEAVGAALDDHAGRWGSAAARWTATAVSIALCLAVGAVVWSVTGDRTGVIALAAIALLLAGAGAALGPFWREPLGTALSIGGGAVAALAVWHAADLYTWPGWARWCGLAVVAALLVIGLGLTSRLGRGGLVGGGVALALALLWAGAAVFGLGFARSSILGAVACVVLLGLILRLALTFSGLTMLDDRRSEGSVVASADVRSALANAHTGMVVSTAAVALSAAVAGFGLTTDLDAWTTTLTVLLAVVVGSRSRMFPLVTQKVPLVGATVAIVVAFAAALPGHAPWGAAAAVGLLVASLGVPLVVLTTDPPAHMRARLRRVTDRIEAVAIVVFIPVAIGALGTYERLLATF from the coding sequence ATGACCACGTGGAGCCGGGTCACCCTCGTCGGTGAGCGGCGCAGGGTCGACGCCGTCCTGCCCGCCGAGGAGCCGATCGGCTCGCTCATGCCGGAGCTGCTCCGCCTCCTCGGCGACCCGGTGCGCACCCCGGCCGTGCCCCTGCACCTCACCACCGCTGCCGGCGACTTCCTCGATGGCGGCTCCACCCTGGCCGACAAGGACATCGCCGATGGCGCCGTGCTCCGCGTCGTCCGCGCCGACGACCCGCTGCCGGCGCCGGTCGTGCACGAGGTGCCCGAGGCGGTGGGGGCCGCCCTGGACGACCACGCGGGCCGGTGGGGGTCGGCGGCGGCCCGGTGGACCGCCACGGCCGTGTCGATCGCGCTGTGCCTGGCGGTCGGTGCCGTGGTCTGGAGCGTCACCGGCGACCGGACGGGCGTGATCGCGCTCGCCGCCATCGCGCTCCTACTCGCGGGGGCGGGGGCGGCGCTCGGCCCGTTCTGGCGCGAACCACTGGGCACCGCGCTGTCCATCGGCGGCGGGGCCGTGGCCGCGCTCGCCGTCTGGCACGCCGCCGACCTCTACACCTGGCCCGGCTGGGCGCGCTGGTGCGGGCTGGCGGTCGTGGCCGCGCTCCTGGTCATCGGCCTCGGCCTCACCTCGCGGCTGGGGCGGGGAGGTCTCGTCGGCGGTGGGGTCGCCCTGGCGCTTGCGCTGCTGTGGGCGGGGGCCGCGGTCTTCGGCCTCGGCTTCGCCCGCTCCTCCATCCTGGGCGCTGTGGCATGCGTCGTCCTGCTGGGGCTCATCCTGCGGCTCGCACTGACCTTCTCCGGGCTGACCATGCTCGACGACCGGCGCAGCGAGGGATCGGTCGTGGCCAGTGCGGACGTGCGCAGCGCGCTGGCCAACGCCCACACCGGCATGGTGGTGTCGACGGCGGCGGTCGCGCTGTCCGCCGCCGTGGCCGGGTTCGGTCTGACGACGGACCTCGACGCCTGGACCACCACGCTGACCGTGCTGCTCGCGGTCGTCGTGGGCAGCCGGTCCCGGATGTTTCCACTCGTCACGCAGAAGGTCCCGCTGGTGGGGGCCACGGTCGCGATCGTTGTGGCGTTCGCGGCGGCACTGCCGGGCCACGCGCCGTGGGGTGCCGCGGCAGCGGTCGGCCTCCTGGTGGCGAGCCTGGGTGTCCCGCTCGTGGTGCTGACGACCGATCCGCCCGCCCACATGCGGGCGCGGCTCCGCCGGGTCACCGACCGGATCGAAGCGGTGGCGATCGTCGTGTTCATTCCGGTGGCCATCGGAGCGCTCGGGACCTACGAGCGGCTGCTGGCCACCTTCTAG
- a CDS encoding helix-turn-helix domain-containing protein: MTEFGNLARRTMEDHGWSLRALAREVNYDAGYLSRVLSGKRRPSAGLARALDRRLSADGALIAAAKAAEPSAPVTDPANGATDEIAHMRAAVDHLVAHDSRYGGDEIAPAAVRVWRSGHRQLDSGTIPEQRQQDFLAAVAEMAEVAGWLLFDADRQDASRTATLEAHMLARHAGDRSMERFALTNLAMQDVEVNRPGEALRIADELLSEPRIPPRVALLARIRRGRALACVGERRRALDELGAARAGLEDSISARDPAWTWWVNDCELSGHEGEALLVLGDTAAALPKLERAAELSAVFRRNGRGSLYYQVSLVQGYAAAHAWRECGIALEALPPALESVSSGRNRRRLRFAVRTITRDPETPLWLSDLARDVAAA, translated from the coding sequence ATGACCGAATTCGGGAACCTCGCACGCCGCACCATGGAAGACCACGGTTGGTCACTACGTGCTCTTGCCCGCGAGGTGAACTACGACGCCGGGTACCTCTCGCGCGTTCTATCCGGAAAGCGGCGCCCCTCAGCCGGTCTTGCGCGGGCTCTCGACAGAAGGCTCAGCGCCGACGGCGCCCTGATCGCAGCGGCGAAAGCTGCTGAACCGTCGGCCCCGGTCACCGATCCGGCGAACGGGGCCACCGACGAGATCGCTCACATGCGCGCCGCAGTTGACCACCTCGTTGCCCATGACAGCCGCTACGGAGGAGACGAGATTGCCCCCGCCGCCGTGCGGGTCTGGCGGAGCGGACACCGTCAGCTCGACAGCGGCACCATTCCCGAACAGCGACAACAGGACTTTCTTGCTGCAGTCGCCGAAATGGCCGAAGTGGCCGGCTGGCTGCTGTTCGACGCTGACCGGCAGGACGCTTCCAGGACAGCCACGCTCGAAGCCCATATGCTCGCGCGCCACGCCGGTGATCGCTCGATGGAGCGCTTCGCACTGACGAACCTCGCCATGCAGGACGTTGAGGTCAACCGTCCTGGAGAAGCATTGAGGATCGCGGACGAGCTCCTGTCCGAGCCTCGAATTCCACCCCGTGTCGCCCTACTGGCACGCATCCGCCGGGGACGAGCACTCGCCTGCGTCGGAGAACGGCGCCGCGCCTTAGACGAGCTCGGCGCCGCACGGGCAGGACTTGAGGACTCGATCAGCGCCCGGGACCCAGCATGGACGTGGTGGGTCAACGACTGCGAATTGAGCGGCCACGAGGGTGAGGCGCTGCTTGTACTGGGAGATACCGCCGCCGCACTGCCGAAGCTGGAGCGTGCCGCCGAGCTGTCGGCCGTGTTCCGCAGGAACGGCCGAGGCAGCCTCTATTACCAGGTGTCTTTAGTGCAGGGGTACGCGGCGGCTCACGCATGGAGAGAGTGCGGAATAGCCCTTGAGGCCCTCCCACCAGCACTGGAGTCAGTCAGCTCCGGCCGCAACCGCCGCCGACTCCGATTCGCAGTCCGCACCATCACCCGCGATCCCGAAACCCCGCTGTGGCTGTCGGACCTGGCCCGGGACGTAGCAGCCGCGTAG
- a CDS encoding pore-forming ESAT-6 family protein: MSGNGRNSYDLGASQESQTNIHTVMARLESIIGDHDVDVSTAMADFEATGVSDEYSAKELKWHNAGNEVRDIIRLVRETLETNDGTAQSTLGRASAAVQGI, from the coding sequence ATGAGCGGCAACGGACGCAACAGCTACGACCTCGGCGCCTCGCAGGAGTCCCAGACCAACATCCACACCGTCATGGCACGGCTGGAGTCCATCATCGGCGATCACGACGTCGACGTCAGCACCGCCATGGCCGACTTCGAGGCGACCGGTGTCTCCGACGAGTACAGCGCCAAGGAACTGAAGTGGCACAACGCGGGCAACGAGGTCCGCGACATCATCCGGCTCGTCCGCGAGACCCTGGAGACCAACGACGGCACCGCGCAGTCCACGCTCGGCCGCGCCAGCGCCGCGGTCCAGGGCATCTGA
- a CDS encoding DNA/RNA non-specific endonuclease: MATRGEDISGDLATVADALTAFAETARKLKKKLEALRSQAYQFSLDNGCTDWKSDDDLVEEHNQLKADIDSAVVAYQAAERECANKITDLYGGPEFVADNGEIIRGNKRAHGVEEIPEDAPMPWGAPAEPDLNWFQESVKADMDFLRGAWDATLGGQWEAAVSLAYASGFYTDDGWGVESFDEWKGNVVTHADETYAGYMALLGKNRVHGSGVGLGAEWRDQEGLAREAWWGVADGLTGWSQWDDAPGYTVATTGITAVGVAAGGVGLVRGASRVLTSAANIAAKWKPGGGSFTPTSDSPSPGRWKTPTPTTPSTPDFSPGAGGRTPASPPVGGHGPSTGSGRGPSTGSGHGTSGSDGGEPSPSGSQRPASPAPAQTPGSRSPAPHPQESAGSGTRREDTSDTPAPPREATATPDRATTEVQRDISRLEELVKNNGGDLDAAMRDLSRERHSELVGAGATARNSDMGPAASGGGHGGGGGLYSSSDSPGSGRASTFGAAGADSPGSGRHSNTSSGDFGSSLSPLGGTGRGQGGSGLSDASGGVGNGGRETGPATGGHRSPIPTDLTPKVGEVFDDRGKLAPNTSYRVVDEGGVDRGIFVTGHDGKVVKVQTDSISSARSPGSNIELANPRPNMTYEVDGKFTFKTDSQARTVSVSGEISLDDGIRDPGSERRSKRLGKEDFENVYRKENEQILSTAQERVGRVLTPADVAQYKDVTWNPGHLIARMFGGPGELVNLVPMTEYINRDISRVDGRKATIEDSFRVLEREWADALKGRPDADPPIPPKKVDVEIELDYSGNMNSPESITVKYVIDGTPKKRTYENVPPLT; the protein is encoded by the coding sequence GTGGCCACCCGGGGCGAGGACATCAGCGGCGACCTGGCCACCGTCGCCGACGCGCTGACCGCCTTCGCCGAGACGGCCCGCAAGCTGAAGAAGAAGCTGGAAGCCCTGCGCTCCCAGGCCTACCAGTTCAGCCTGGACAACGGCTGCACCGACTGGAAGAGCGATGACGACCTGGTCGAGGAGCACAACCAGCTCAAAGCCGACATCGACTCTGCGGTGGTGGCCTACCAGGCCGCGGAGCGGGAGTGCGCCAACAAGATCACCGACCTGTACGGCGGGCCGGAGTTCGTCGCCGACAACGGCGAGATCATCCGCGGCAACAAGCGCGCCCACGGTGTCGAGGAGATCCCCGAGGACGCACCGATGCCCTGGGGTGCTCCCGCTGAGCCGGACCTCAACTGGTTCCAGGAGTCGGTCAAGGCGGACATGGACTTCCTGCGGGGGGCCTGGGACGCAACCCTGGGCGGGCAGTGGGAAGCGGCGGTGTCGCTCGCCTACGCCTCGGGGTTCTACACCGATGACGGCTGGGGGGTGGAGTCCTTCGATGAGTGGAAGGGCAACGTTGTAACCCACGCCGATGAGACCTACGCGGGCTACATGGCCCTGCTGGGCAAGAACAGGGTCCACGGCAGCGGTGTGGGGCTCGGTGCCGAGTGGCGCGACCAGGAGGGCTTGGCCCGCGAGGCGTGGTGGGGTGTAGCCGACGGCCTGACCGGCTGGAGCCAGTGGGACGACGCGCCCGGCTACACGGTTGCGACCACCGGGATCACCGCGGTCGGTGTGGCTGCCGGAGGTGTGGGGCTGGTGCGGGGGGCATCGCGCGTCCTGACCTCGGCCGCCAACATCGCGGCCAAGTGGAAGCCCGGCGGAGGCTCCTTCACCCCCACCTCTGATTCGCCGTCCCCCGGACGGTGGAAGACCCCCACCCCCACGACCCCGTCCACCCCGGACTTCTCACCGGGCGCGGGCGGCCGCACCCCTGCCTCTCCTCCTGTCGGCGGCCACGGCCCTTCGACCGGCAGCGGCCGCGGCCCCTCCACCGGCAGTGGGCACGGCACTTCCGGCAGCGACGGCGGAGAACCCAGCCCCTCCGGGAGCCAGCGGCCCGCATCCCCGGCACCCGCCCAGACTCCAGGCAGCAGATCACCCGCACCCCACCCCCAGGAATCCGCCGGGTCCGGCACCCGCCGCGAGGACACCTCAGACACGCCTGCCCCGCCCCGGGAGGCCACCGCCACCCCGGACCGGGCCACCACCGAGGTCCAGCGCGACATCTCCCGCCTGGAAGAACTGGTCAAGAACAACGGCGGCGACCTCGACGCCGCCATGAGGGACCTGTCCCGCGAACGCCACAGCGAACTCGTCGGCGCCGGAGCAACAGCCCGCAACAGCGACATGGGCCCCGCTGCCTCCGGCGGCGGCCATGGCGGAGGCGGTGGTCTCTACTCATCCTCCGACAGTCCGGGAAGCGGTCGCGCGTCCACCTTCGGGGCCGCAGGGGCGGATTCACCCGGCTCAGGCCGCCACTCGAACACCAGTAGTGGGGACTTCGGGTCATCCCTCAGCCCCCTGGGAGGTACTGGGCGTGGCCAAGGAGGGTCCGGACTCTCCGATGCGTCTGGCGGCGTCGGTAATGGTGGACGGGAGACAGGGCCCGCAACTGGAGGCCACCGGTCCCCCATCCCCACTGACCTCACTCCAAAGGTCGGCGAGGTCTTCGACGATCGCGGCAAGCTTGCGCCGAACACGAGCTACCGTGTTGTGGACGAGGGGGGTGTCGACCGAGGAATCTTCGTCACGGGCCATGACGGCAAGGTCGTCAAGGTCCAGACGGATTCCATCTCCTCGGCAAGATCCCCGGGCTCGAACATCGAGCTCGCGAATCCCCGCCCGAACATGACATATGAGGTCGACGGCAAATTCACGTTCAAAACCGACTCCCAAGCCAGGACGGTATCAGTCTCCGGAGAGATCTCTCTTGATGACGGGATCCGTGACCCCGGAAGTGAGCGCCGATCCAAGAGGCTGGGGAAAGAGGATTTTGAGAACGTGTACAGGAAGGAAAATGAGCAGATCCTTTCTACGGCCCAGGAGAGAGTTGGGAGAGTCCTCACTCCGGCTGATGTTGCCCAGTACAAGGACGTCACCTGGAACCCCGGACACCTGATTGCCCGCATGTTCGGTGGTCCGGGTGAACTTGTCAATCTCGTCCCCATGACCGAGTACATCAACCGAGATATTTCTCGGGTTGATGGGAGAAAGGCGACCATCGAGGATAGTTTCCGCGTACTTGAGCGAGAGTGGGCGGATGCACTAAAGGGAAGGCCGGACGCAGATCCCCCGATCCCCCCGAAGAAAGTCGACGTTGAGATAGAGCTGGACTACAGCGGAAACATGAATAGCCCAGAGAGTATAACTGTCAAATATGTAATTGACGGAACACCCAAAAAGCGAACATACGAGAATGTGCCACCGCTCACCTAG
- a CDS encoding ABC transporter ATP-binding protein, with translation MSIALTDIVLTYPDGDSTVTALDHVSLEARPGELHAIVGPSGSGKSSLLAVASTLIRPDSGSVRIDGTEAAELSPAERSRLRMNRVGIVFQQPNLVSSLTAAEQLLVTDHMRGRPVRSHRAAAERLLAVVGLDGKQHRRPAQLSGGERQRVNIARALTGDPRVLLVDEPTAALDHDRGARIMDLLAEITTEYRVATFVVTHDTEYLDRADTVSTMRDGRLTTTGGAPRPERSGAAV, from the coding sequence ATGAGCATCGCACTGACCGACATCGTGCTGACCTACCCCGACGGAGACTCCACCGTCACCGCGCTGGACCACGTGTCACTGGAGGCGCGGCCGGGCGAGCTGCACGCCATCGTGGGACCGTCGGGATCGGGCAAGTCGAGCCTGCTGGCGGTCGCCTCGACGCTCATCCGCCCGGACTCGGGCAGCGTCCGGATCGACGGCACCGAGGCCGCGGAGCTGTCGCCCGCCGAGCGGAGCCGGCTGCGGATGAACCGCGTCGGCATCGTCTTCCAACAGCCCAACCTCGTGTCCTCGCTGACCGCTGCCGAGCAGCTGCTGGTCACCGACCACATGCGGGGGCGGCCGGTCCGGTCCCACCGGGCGGCGGCCGAGCGCCTGCTGGCGGTCGTCGGCCTGGACGGCAAGCAGCACCGGCGCCCGGCCCAGCTGTCGGGCGGCGAACGCCAACGCGTCAACATCGCCCGCGCCCTCACCGGCGACCCGCGCGTCCTGCTGGTGGACGAGCCCACCGCCGCTCTCGACCACGACCGCGGAGCCCGGATCATGGACCTGCTCGCCGAGATCACCACCGAGTACAGGGTGGCCACGTTCGTCGTCACCCACGACACCGAGTACCTGGACCGCGCCGACACGGTCTCCACCATGCGCGACGGCCGGCTGACCACCACTGGTGGCGCCCCCCGCCCGGAGAGATCGGGCGCCGCGGTCTGA
- a CDS encoding DUF6507 family protein has translation MSSWDINPDGVGGVLKSVSGHLGDEAGTEGLTGEITAVGKNMETAAAKAASEPIGIALRGFFGFCSADMGAMAAKTASAVNGCSGAVVAYMNGNLEMAAEAQANAGFVEDPGLNRPKGAELR, from the coding sequence GTGAGCTCGTGGGACATCAACCCCGACGGTGTGGGCGGCGTGCTCAAGAGCGTCTCCGGGCACCTGGGCGACGAGGCGGGCACCGAGGGCCTGACCGGTGAGATCACCGCGGTCGGCAAGAACATGGAGACCGCGGCCGCCAAAGCGGCCAGCGAACCGATCGGCATCGCCCTGCGGGGGTTCTTCGGCTTCTGCTCCGCCGACATGGGCGCGATGGCGGCCAAGACCGCCAGTGCCGTCAACGGCTGCAGCGGCGCGGTCGTGGCCTACATGAACGGCAACCTCGAAATGGCCGCCGAGGCCCAGGCCAACGCCGGGTTCGTCGAGGACCCGGGCCTGAACCGCCCCAAGGGCGCCGAGCTCCGGTAA
- a CDS encoding MinD/ParA family ATP-binding protein yields the protein MNERTEPPGAGAMTAGGRHGDSLLRRVGRGVLVPFQPSDRALSAIELGGALQQTITTSRRIVVSRPRAGAGESTVTALLATVFAHYRNDRVLTMDITPGSDALARRLGVRPESSLGDLERGEADPDSFDELAPYLTAVRDRLWMLPGVQNGRRDGVDGQAFHRTLLPLTRFFGITLIDRGADVFDGFNRAAQASAHAHVLVAPATREGAVSIARAFDWMTANGNAALPADIVVVFVEQAPGEDPTFDAAGAADILRRSGAAVVRLGYDRHLAATSAFDPRRIAAATRTAAARIALEALRRAL from the coding sequence ATGAACGAGCGAACGGAGCCGCCGGGTGCCGGGGCCATGACCGCAGGGGGCCGCCACGGGGACTCGCTGCTGCGCAGGGTCGGCCGCGGCGTCCTGGTGCCCTTCCAGCCGTCGGACCGGGCCCTGTCGGCGATCGAGCTCGGCGGGGCCCTGCAGCAGACCATCACCACCAGCCGCAGGATCGTGGTGAGCCGGCCGCGCGCCGGGGCGGGCGAGAGTACGGTGACCGCGCTGCTGGCCACCGTGTTCGCGCACTACCGCAACGACCGTGTGCTGACCATGGACATCACCCCCGGGTCGGACGCCCTTGCGCGGCGCCTCGGCGTCCGGCCGGAGTCCTCGCTAGGGGATCTGGAGCGCGGCGAAGCCGACCCGGACTCGTTCGACGAGCTGGCACCGTACCTGACCGCGGTCCGCGACCGGCTGTGGATGCTCCCAGGTGTGCAGAACGGCCGCCGGGACGGGGTCGACGGCCAGGCCTTCCACCGGACGCTGCTGCCACTCACCCGGTTCTTCGGGATCACGCTGATCGACCGGGGTGCCGACGTCTTCGACGGCTTCAACCGGGCGGCGCAGGCCAGCGCGCACGCCCACGTTCTGGTGGCCCCGGCGACGCGGGAGGGGGCGGTGAGCATCGCGCGGGCGTTCGACTGGATGACCGCGAACGGCAACGCGGCGCTCCCGGCCGACATCGTGGTGGTCTTCGTGGAACAGGCTCCGGGCGAGGATCCGACCTTCGACGCCGCCGGCGCCGCCGATATCCTGCGCAGGAGCGGCGCTGCGGTCGTGCGGCTCGGCTACGACCGCCATCTGGCCGCGACGTCGGCGTTCGACCCGCGGCGGATCGCCGCCGCCACCCGGACCGCAGCGGCGCGGATCGCGCTGGAGGCGCTGCGCCGCGCACTGTGA
- a CDS encoding TIGR03668 family PPOX class F420-dependent oxidoreductase, producing the protein MTRWTSEYARERFASGRVARLATVDAHGQPHLVPVTFAVFADAVVIAIDHKPKSTRDVKRLANIEANPLVSLLVDEYSDYWERLWWARADGSARIEYSGETWETARDHLARRYPQYREQPPDGPIILVTVQRWSGWSFR; encoded by the coding sequence GTGACGCGCTGGACTTCGGAGTACGCCCGGGAGCGGTTCGCATCGGGCCGGGTGGCGCGGCTTGCCACGGTTGATGCACACGGGCAGCCCCACCTCGTCCCGGTCACCTTTGCGGTGTTCGCCGACGCGGTCGTCATCGCCATCGACCACAAGCCGAAGTCCACGAGGGACGTGAAGCGGTTGGCGAATATCGAGGCCAACCCGCTCGTGTCGCTTCTCGTCGATGAGTACAGCGACTACTGGGAGCGGCTCTGGTGGGCACGGGCCGACGGTTCCGCCCGTATCGAGTACTCCGGGGAAACCTGGGAGACGGCGCGTGATCACCTCGCCCGCCGCTACCCGCAGTACCGCGAGCAGCCCCCGGACGGGCCCATCATCCTGGTGACGGTGCAGCGCTGGTCAGGCTGGTCGTTCAGGTAG
- a CDS encoding DUF397 domain-containing protein — MRSVREWHTSSHSPDGAKCVEVSEGLATKVRDSQNRELGHLTFDAAEWRAFLTDVKRDRL; from the coding sequence ATGAGATCAGTCCGTGAGTGGCACACGTCCTCGCACTCACCTGACGGCGCGAAGTGCGTCGAAGTCTCTGAGGGCCTGGCGACCAAAGTCCGCGACTCGCAGAATCGTGAGCTCGGCCATCTGACCTTCGACGCTGCCGAGTGGCGCGCGTTCCTGACCGACGTGAAGCGCGACCGCCTGTAG